A region of Anopheles merus strain MAF chromosome 2R, AmerM5.1, whole genome shotgun sequence DNA encodes the following proteins:
- the LOC121589783 gene encoding ichor translates to MHLESMVNCKMSSQNDSVEVESLLMSPCWNQSTSVSDQYLLDGHKLLLEAELDSLPSDGETQKSSMDVLENLLLNSAASITSNGANGHGHGHGHQNGHIGGGGLGSGDVKPLPSFTSFNTGHLSINGISGYHYTAIAQRLPEENNNYTQNTYANAATSGTNGHLGGSSGTTNGTGGAPGTGSSVGSTGSDNNIVSSTSTCLPDSVLNPDGASADNGGSQTCSLADVKLFSDGSLDGTKIYSAPADSCVMNGADSVSGARIFVDTKELSEYDMSSIEDIAAIIGSAIADTTVPSSKVEKEDGNDTRDSWMDLDAWIEGTCNGVPDGGKLIVTQQDSLSELILPNSPVHTSTGTSSTLQSLLTHGYMPLLQNRLQHGPPIKLEAPSSTSYCGELISTSTSPPGSVVSTSTDNLILNGRYLQQTGHHHHQNGHTHFGLGSIGSTLGKPDGLCSPELGLSNYPHTTTTTSTSSSSASNSPTTPKSKRRTHKQQSKQPGSTLVSTPNGGLSAQQQQQQQHQQQHHQQQQQQQQHHQQQQQHHQQQHQQQPQQHQQQPQQHQHQLNAQSQQAAALSFQAANDLSGLLGKEKPVHRCNICNRGFLNKSNIKVHLRTHTGEKPFRCEVCAKAFRQKAHLIKHQQIHKRIGRD, encoded by the coding sequence ATGCACCTCGAGAGCATGGTCAACTGCAAGATGAGCTCGCAGAACGATTCGGTCGAGGTGGAAAGTTTGCTAATGAGCCCGTGCTGGAACCAGTCCACCAGCGTCTCCGATCAGTACCTGCTCGACGGTCACAAGCTGCTGCTCGAGGCCGAACTCGACTCGCTGCCGAGCGATGGCGAAACGCAGAAGAGCTCGATGGACGTGCTGGAGAACCTGCTGCTCAACTCGGCCGCCTCCATCACGAGCAACGGGGCGAACGGACACGGCCACGGCCACGGCCACCAGAACGGACACATTGGGGGCGGTGGTCTCGGCAGCGGCGACGTGAAGCCGCTACCCTCCTTTACCTCCTTCAACACGGGCCACCTGTCGATCAACGGGATCTCGGGCTACCACTACACGGCGATTGCCCAGCGCTTGCCGGAAGAGAACAACAACTACACGCAGAACACGTACGCGAATGCGGCCACGAGCGGGACGAACGGCCACCTCGGTGGCAGCAGTGGGACCACGAACGGCACTGGTGGAGCGCCCGGCACCGGCAGTAGCGTCGGTTCGACCGGCAGCGACAACAACATCGTGTCTTCCACGTCCACCTGCCTGCCTGACTCGGTGCTCAACCCGGACGGCGCGAGTGCGGACAACGGGGGCTCGCAGACGTGCAGCCTGGCCGACGTGAAGCTGTTCTCGGACGGCTCGCTGGACGGTACCAAAATCTACAGCGCACCCGCCGACAGCTGCGTCATGAACGGGGCCGACTCGGTGTCGGGCGCGCGGATATTCGTCGACACGAAGGAGCTGTCCGAGTACGACATGAGCTCGATCGAGGACATTGCGGCGATCATCGGGTCGGCGATCGCCGACACGACCGTGCCGAGCAGCAAGGTGGAGAAGGAGGACGGCAACGACACGCGCGACTCCTGGATGGATCTGGACGCGTGGATCGAGGGCACCTGCAACGGTGTGCCGGACGGGGGCAAGCTGATCGTCACGCAGCAGGACTCGCTCAGCGAGCTGATCCTGCCGAACTCGCCCGTCCACACGTCCACCGGTACCAGCTCCACCCTGCAGAGCCTGCTGACGCATGGCTACATGCCGCTGCTCCAGAACCGGCTGCAGCACGGACCGCCGATCAAGCTGGAAGCGCCCAGCTCGACGTCCTACTGCGGCGAGCTCATCTCCACCTCCACTAGTCCACCCGGGTCGGTCGTCTCGACCTCCACCGACAATCTCATACTCAACGGCCGGTACCTGCAGCAGACCggacaccatcaccatcagaaCGGGCACACGCACTTCGGGCTCGGCTCGATCGGATCGACGCTCGGCAAACCGGACGGCCTGTGCAGTCCCGAGCTGGGGCTCAGCAACTAtccccacaccaccaccaccacctccacgtCCTCCTCGAGCGCCAGCAACTCCCCGACGACACCAAaaagcaagcgacgaacccacAAGCAGCAGTCGAAGCAACCGGGCAGCACGCTCGTATCGACGCCCAACGGTGGCCTATCcgcccaacagcagcagcagcagcagcaccagcaacaacatcatcaacagcagcagcagcagcagcaacaccatcaacaacaacaacaacaccaccaacagcagcaccagcaacagccacagcagcaccagcaacagccacagcagcaccagcatcaGCTCAACGCTCAGTCGCAGCAGGCCGCAGCGCTCAGCTTCCAGGCGGCGAACGATCTCAGCGGGCTTCTCGGCAAGGAGAAACCGGTCCACCGGTGCAACATCTGCAACCGGGGCTTCCTGAACAAGAGCAACATCAAGGTGCACCTGCGGACGCACACGGGCGAGAAACCGTTCCGGTGCGAGGTCTGCGCGAAAGCGTTCCGGCAGAAGGCGCACCTGATCAAGCACCAGCAGATTCACAAGCGGATCGGGCGCGATTGA